In one Thioclava sp. ES.031 genomic region, the following are encoded:
- a CDS encoding MFS transporter gives MSASPVERPRDYWRVGFLAMALATASIPIYIHLPSFAATRLDLSLGQVGAILLLIRIVDFLQDPLLGYVTDRWARFRAGFAVLAMGLLAAGCVAVFSLPLEGHPALWLTGGLVVAFTGYSLGTILIYGQSAAFAGTGQPRAQLSLAGWRETGVLIGVTLGAIAPTLLANVSAQEDGYVAFGWLIAGLALIATVLARPLWCKTQVASMRLNWRGLIGSGAGWLLLLAFVNSLPVAVTSTLFLFFVGDRLGLPDLAGPFLILFFIAAGASAPVWGRLARRVGARRVLLAAMILAIVSFIGAFSLPPGAALSFAAICIGSGIALGADMVILSALFAAALSRAGLQAGQAFGIWNFSAKATLAIAAGTVLPLLQYFGYQPDGENSRAALDALNVSYALVPCALKLAAIALVLRLPRDILDPAT, from the coding sequence ATGAGCGCGTCCCCGGTGGAGCGACCCAGAGACTACTGGCGCGTGGGCTTTCTCGCGATGGCGCTCGCCACGGCGAGTATCCCGATTTATATCCACCTGCCGAGTTTCGCGGCCACGCGACTTGATCTGTCGCTTGGTCAAGTCGGAGCGATCCTGCTGCTGATCCGGATCGTGGATTTCCTGCAGGATCCGCTGTTGGGATATGTGACAGACCGTTGGGCGCGTTTTCGAGCTGGGTTCGCAGTCCTTGCGATGGGGCTGCTCGCGGCGGGCTGCGTGGCGGTGTTTTCGCTGCCACTGGAGGGACATCCTGCGCTCTGGCTGACCGGGGGGCTGGTCGTGGCGTTTACGGGCTATAGCCTTGGGACGATCCTGATCTACGGCCAGAGCGCTGCCTTCGCGGGCACGGGGCAGCCCCGGGCGCAGCTGAGCCTTGCGGGTTGGCGCGAAACGGGTGTTCTGATCGGTGTGACTCTCGGGGCGATTGCGCCGACGCTGCTTGCGAATGTCTCCGCGCAAGAAGATGGTTATGTGGCGTTCGGCTGGCTCATCGCGGGTCTGGCTCTAATCGCGACGGTGTTGGCACGGCCGCTGTGGTGCAAGACGCAAGTGGCGTCGATGCGACTGAACTGGCGAGGGCTGATCGGGTCCGGCGCAGGCTGGCTCCTGCTGCTGGCCTTCGTCAACAGCCTGCCGGTGGCGGTGACATCGACGCTTTTTCTGTTCTTCGTGGGAGACCGTCTTGGCCTGCCTGATCTCGCCGGGCCCTTCCTCATCCTTTTCTTCATCGCCGCGGGCGCAAGCGCGCCTGTCTGGGGACGTCTCGCCCGACGTGTCGGCGCCCGCCGGGTGCTTCTGGCCGCGATGATCCTCGCGATCGTGAGTTTCATCGGCGCGTTCAGCCTGCCGCCGGGCGCCGCGTTGTCCTTCGCGGCGATCTGCATCGGCTCGGGCATCGCGCTTGGCGCGGATATGGTGATCCTCTCGGCGCTCTTTGCCGCCGCCCTGTCGCGTGCGGGGCTTCAGGCGGGGCAGGCCTTCGGGATCTGGAACTTCAGCGCCAAGGCGACGCTGGCGATCGCCGCCGGGACCGTGCTGCCGCTGCTTCAGTATTTCGGCTACCAGCCCGATGGCGAGAACAGCCGGGCGGCACTCGATGCGCTCAATGTCAGCTATGCGCTCGTGCCCTGCGCGCTGAAACTGGCGGCGATCGCCCTCGTGCTGCGATTGCCGCGTGATATTCTTGACCCCGCAACCTGA